One Cryobacterium arcticum genomic window carries:
- a CDS encoding M23 family metallopeptidase, whose amino-acid sequence MIFRIRTLRHSVAAVAALALLASTVPAAPAVAAQDYPSWADVEASRSNETAKRGEMDKITVLIQGLDAELQTARELATRRSAEFDTAQSSLDATALKATTLESQAEAAQAEADESTLKVGRLAATMAKGGGSGAEMSLQVFLSGEESDDLLSRLGSLSKLSDTIDRLYSTAATDRNAAAALSDQAQVALEEREKLAEVAQLAFNEAAEANAAAEVKVAEQQQVSETLQAQLAVLVEDRAATESDFERGQAAAAAAAAAAAAAAAAAASVAAGSAGPSLDSGQLSGQGWARPVPGRITDNFGPRPSQPVAGVNPYHYAVDLSAGCSTPIYAASSGRVSYAGWMGSYGNWLQIDHGSGVQTGYAHTSQILVNNGDNVQAGQVVALAGTTGASTGCHLHYEVRVNGARIDPEPFMGARGAPLG is encoded by the coding sequence ATGATCTTTCGAATTCGCACTCTTCGGCATTCCGTCGCCGCAGTCGCGGCACTCGCGCTGCTCGCGTCCACCGTTCCGGCTGCCCCAGCTGTGGCCGCCCAGGACTATCCGTCCTGGGCGGACGTCGAAGCGTCCCGAAGCAACGAGACGGCCAAGCGCGGCGAGATGGACAAAATCACCGTGCTTATCCAGGGGCTGGATGCTGAGCTTCAGACGGCACGTGAGCTCGCCACTCGGCGATCGGCCGAATTCGACACCGCTCAATCCAGCCTGGACGCTACGGCGTTGAAGGCCACGACTCTCGAGTCCCAGGCGGAAGCAGCTCAGGCGGAGGCCGACGAGTCAACGTTGAAGGTCGGGCGACTCGCTGCAACAATGGCCAAGGGCGGCGGATCGGGCGCTGAGATGAGCCTGCAGGTGTTCCTCTCCGGTGAGGAGTCAGACGACCTCCTCTCTCGTCTCGGCTCCCTCAGTAAACTCTCCGACACGATCGACAGGTTGTACTCGACAGCCGCCACCGATCGGAACGCCGCTGCTGCGCTTTCGGACCAAGCGCAGGTTGCCCTGGAGGAACGAGAGAAGCTCGCCGAGGTGGCGCAGCTTGCGTTCAACGAAGCGGCGGAGGCGAATGCGGCCGCCGAAGTGAAGGTTGCCGAACAGCAGCAGGTATCCGAGACGCTCCAAGCGCAGTTGGCCGTGCTGGTTGAGGACCGCGCGGCCACTGAATCCGACTTCGAACGCGGACAGGCGGCGGCCGCAGCGGCTGCAGCCGCGGCGGCTGCCGCTGCCGCTGCTGCAGCCTCCGTTGCCGCAGGTTCGGCCGGGCCGAGTCTGGATTCCGGTCAGCTCAGCGGCCAGGGCTGGGCGCGCCCTGTCCCCGGGCGGATTACCGACAACTTTGGGCCGCGACCGTCACAACCCGTGGCCGGGGTTAACCCGTATCACTATGCGGTAGATCTCAGTGCAGGATGCTCAACCCCGATCTACGCGGCGAGCAGCGGCCGGGTCTCCTACGCCGGTTGGATGGGCAGCTACGGTAACTGGCTCCAAATCGATCATGGTTCAGGCGTCCAGACCGGTTACGCGCACACCAGCCAGATTTTGGTCAACAATGGCGACAATGTTCAAGCCGGCCAGGTCGTTGCGTTGGCAGGAACAACGGGGGCATCCACCGGCTGTCATCTCCACTATGAGGTGCGCGTCAATGGCGCTCGTATCGACCCGGAACCGTTTATGGGGGCGCGAGGCGCCCCACTCGGTTGA
- a CDS encoding DsbA family protein, which translates to MKKPLSTRTKILINVGVVIGVAVMIAIVLFATRTPTPPSSTGSASAPQVLRENSHRLSTAADGKVTVVEFLDFECEACGAVYPVVEDLREEFDGEVTFVTRYFPIPSHTNAVNSAVAAEAAARQGQFEAMYSKLFETQTQWGEQPESRADLFRTYAEDIGLDLELYDADIQDPAVLERVMEDQREGTALGVQGTPTFFLNGEQLELSTLEAFRAAIEGAVRE; encoded by the coding sequence ATGAAGAAACCACTGTCCACCCGCACCAAAATTCTCATCAACGTAGGTGTGGTGATCGGTGTCGCGGTGATGATCGCCATTGTCCTATTTGCTACACGCACACCTACGCCGCCGTCGAGCACCGGATCGGCATCCGCGCCGCAGGTTCTGAGAGAGAACAGCCATCGTCTGAGCACCGCCGCCGATGGAAAAGTCACTGTGGTCGAGTTCCTTGACTTCGAGTGTGAAGCGTGCGGGGCCGTGTACCCGGTCGTCGAAGACCTGAGAGAAGAGTTCGACGGCGAAGTCACTTTCGTTACTCGCTACTTCCCGATCCCCAGCCACACAAACGCGGTGAATTCTGCGGTGGCCGCAGAGGCCGCGGCCCGGCAGGGCCAGTTCGAAGCGATGTACTCAAAACTGTTCGAGACGCAGACGCAATGGGGGGAGCAGCCCGAGTCACGCGCGGATCTCTTCCGCACCTACGCCGAAGACATCGGCCTGGACCTGGAGCTATACGACGCTGATATCCAGGACCCCGCTGTGCTCGAGCGAGTGATGGAGGATCAACGTGAGGGGACGGCACTTGGCGTCCAGGGCACGCCGACATTTTTCCTCAACGGCGAGCAACTCGAGCTCTCCACGTTAGAAGCATTCAGGGCAGCCATCGAAGGGGCTGTTCGGGAATGA
- a CDS encoding M23 family metallopeptidase, whose translation MVTAAAAVFAATLLFATSTPAGAVTRNPGMFVMAPDVHQDAPSQTFSATGPAPTISASDVFSATSAAEIEASRNAEIAAAGYTRTSSTFTNSITSPVQWPFVVGVPISDDFGPRAAPCAGCSTMHKGLDMTPGEGSPIQVIADGVVRETGESDSGFGVYAIIDHVVDGEKVSSLYAHMQFGSLRLAEGQPVKVGQSVGQVGNTGQSTGPHLHFELLLNGSTPTDPYTWLSSRVAK comes from the coding sequence GTGGTCACTGCCGCGGCTGCCGTCTTCGCGGCGACGCTCCTCTTCGCAACATCCACGCCGGCCGGAGCGGTGACGCGCAACCCCGGAATGTTCGTGATGGCGCCGGACGTCCACCAAGACGCACCGTCCCAGACGTTTAGCGCGACGGGTCCGGCCCCGACCATTAGCGCCAGCGATGTGTTCTCGGCTACGTCGGCAGCCGAGATCGAGGCCAGTCGCAACGCCGAAATCGCCGCGGCCGGCTACACCCGAACGTCGTCAACGTTCACCAACAGCATCACCTCGCCGGTGCAGTGGCCCTTCGTTGTCGGGGTCCCGATCAGCGATGACTTCGGACCCCGTGCGGCACCCTGCGCTGGCTGCTCCACGATGCACAAAGGCCTCGACATGACCCCGGGAGAGGGTTCGCCAATCCAGGTGATTGCCGACGGGGTGGTGCGCGAGACCGGCGAGTCAGATTCCGGCTTCGGCGTGTACGCGATCATCGATCACGTCGTCGACGGCGAAAAGGTCAGCAGCCTCTACGCCCATATGCAATTCGGCTCGCTCCGTCTCGCCGAGGGCCAGCCTGTCAAAGTCGGTCAGTCCGTCGGCCAGGTGGGCAACACCGGCCAAAGCACCGGACCGCACCTGCATTTTGAGCTCTTACTCAACGGATCAACTCCGACCGATCCCTACACCTGGTTGAGCTCACGTGTCGCGAAGTAA